cgttTGTGTCGTGtcgtgtcttcttcgcttttgcctcgctgtctccgcccccttttttctccgcgttGAGTCTCGGTTTCGTCTGCGCGTTCGTGTGACGGCGTGTTTCTCTCAGGGAACGCGTCGAACCTGGTTGAGACTGAGCAGCTGCTCCTCGTATACACCTTccgagaggccgcgccgccgcctctccttctcggcgctggcgcggcgctgtcttCCACAGCCCCTTTCTTCCCGCAGCCACACAATTCGcggcagagcgccgcggcgctgcgcgggcgcgggtaCGCGCGTTTGGatgtcttcgccttcctgcagATTCGAGGCTCGATTCCCCTCGTCTGGAAGCAAACGCCGACGCTCAAGTGAGTCCGCCAGAGTCGCATGCAACGAGACTCGCGATGCATCCGCAGCGTGTTTGCGATGCGGGATCAGTTGAAGCCAGAGATGGAGGCCGATGATAAACGCGTGTGGAGGCGAACCtcgaaaagagagagagggaaagaaagcgcttcgcctctcgaGTTTTCGCGGCATCGCGTGCGTCTCCGGATcgccgcgcgtgtgcagctcGAAGCGTGAACGCAGAACTTACAGAGACGGCAAGGCAGAAGCAGGAAAAAAGGATACCACCATCTGCAGGTCACACGCCCTCAGccggagagacagccgcgaaaacagagactcgggaggaggcgcgcctcgggACGCCTCCCTTTCATGCATTTCCGTTTGGCAGGCGCGAGAAAGAGGTGCTTGAAGccgagcggagagaggctgTGACTGCGAACAAGGCTGCGTGTGCATGTCGAGGTACCTTCTGATTCTTGCACGTTGGGTCATTGCTGTCCTGCAGatgggcgcctgcgcccagTGTCATTGGATCTCCTGAGGAGAactccgccgctgcttcgcggcaCTTTAGCGGCATTCTCAAGTGAGTCCGTCTGtcccgctgcctctcgctcttTTGTTCCGGTCCGACGTGGCTCTGTGCCGTCTTTTGGATGAGGAACTCTGGCGGTGTGTCTCGtcttttctgcctctcggtcgtcgcccgccgcgtgctGCTCTGAGGAGGTGTGTGCCGCAGAAAACGACTCTCTCTAATCTCTCGCGGCAGTCGAGGCTCGCACGAGTCCCCGGTGCTGgcttcgctgtctgcgcatCCGTGGCtgtgtctgtttttttttgcgtCTTTCTGTGTGCTTCTGTGAGACCGCCCGCCAGTTTCCTCGCCACCGCTTGCCGCATGCGTGTCGCTCCTTTCGCGAGTCCTTCTTGTCGCTTCACCCCGACAAACTCTCGCAAATCTTTGCTTAAAAACGAgttttctgcgccttcagGAACTACGGCCCGATCACGGTCGTCAGCCTCGTGAACAAgaaggggagagagaaggtAGGTCgtagcagagagagacagagcggtgaacagagagggcgagcgctGACCCTGTCTTTTGTTGCTGATTCCTTCAATCGAGCGCTGTGTTTAGTTTACTCTGGGGCAtgagctgcgcctgcctgcctCTTGTGCCTTTTAGCTTGCCCTTTTCGCGGTGTCTTCCTCCCACTTCCttcgctctgtctcctcccttCTTCGAGGCCTCTCCCAGCTGCCTCTTCATGGCGCTTCCGTCTTTCTATGCTCCAGTGGCGTGTCGCCTCCCGCTGCGAAGGCTGTGGCGCTCGTGCGTCTCTTGATTTTCGTCatttctgcaggcgctgggAGACCTGTTTGAGCAGACGGTCATCGAGCAAAAAAGCAAAGATCTCTCCTTCGTGTGGTAGGGTTGCTGCTCTCTTTTTATGGGTTTTCCTGTTGCTTTGGCTTGtgcagcgcgccgctccaTTGCGTGTTTTGGTCTCActcccgccgcgctggcgttTCCTCTCCTACGCGTGTCTCGTGCTGCTGTGCATGCCTCGTCTTTTCAGTTAGCGGCCGGCTGACTATCTCTGCGTCTGGCTCTGTGCATGCGAGTAACCTTTCTCGATTTGCGCCAGGCTCGTCGGGCACCGTGGGGACTGCAGAATAAAACTCGGCCGCGTGTAGCAGCTGCTCGGAGTCTGTCCCTTCATccacgtatatatgtatagacaTCCGTACAGGCAAATGCAGATGTCTATTCTTATTCATttacttatatatatatatatatatatatatagtgcACACCGCATATGAATAATAGGCTTTGAGTATAAGCGTTAAGCTCTGCTGAGGAGGACAATTACGGAGAGATGCTGACTTTTCTCCGTTCGATACGCTCGTGCCTTCCAGGAGTCGTTGCAGGTTCGTTTCTGCGCCATCTGATGCCTAGCTTTCGAAAGCAAAAactggcgcctgcggggTCTTTCTGTCTTCGGCTTGGTTATTTCTCGTTTCGCCGGCATTCGCCGTCTTGCAGGTTCGACTTCCACCAAGAATGCTCCAGAATGCAGTGGAACAACCTGTCGCGGCTCCTCGCGCAGGTACACAAGCAGCTGAACCACCAGCACTACTTCCACGCTGTATGTACGCTGCctgccgagggcgacgccgagagctggcccgtcggcgcgccaggcgcagccCCGACAGAAGAGCCTTTCTTCACCTGGCACAACCCGCTCAAGTTTTTGCCCGGATGGAGGAAAACTGAGGTGAGGAGAGAGCAGCTTGCTCCAACGTGTCTCGAGAAACGCTCGCTTGACAACGCTCCCCCGCCGCACGTGTCCCGCTCTGCCCGCGTGCGCTGTAGGTACACCCACATCTCCGCGCATGCCTCTCCTTTCGTCCACTCCTGTGAATGTAGTATCTGTCTATTTACCTGTTTCTGGCTGCACGCGTATCTGTCCATCTGTGTCCTCTCTATTTCCCGACCTCTGTAGATTGATACGACTCTGTCTTTCTCCTTGTGTATTTCCCTCTCTTCACCCGCCGCTGCTATATCCAGTTTGATGCGCAGATCTGAAGGCGGCAGCTCTCCTGTGtagcgaggaggagcgccgccCGTTTCCGTTGTTTGCTTCGAGGCGGTGGCGGTTGCTGCGCCCTGGCCGCACCTCCCCCCACCCTCACAAGACCCTCCGgagcctcgccgccttcggctctcttagcctcctctccccctctcgTCTCTTTTAGCCTCTTTTCGCCCTGACTTCAGCGCTGTCGCGCTCTCCCTGCGTCGTATTTAGGTCctccggctgcagcgcggcctgtTCCGTGTGAACTGCATCGACTGCCTCGACCGAACGAACGTGGTACAGAGCGTCTTCGGGAAGCGCGTGTTGGCGCAGCTCTTGACAGCTGTCGCCCAGAGGGACGCCGTTCCGCTCGCCAGCCAGGTAGAAGAAGAGATGAAACGCTCGCGCAAAAACGAGCAAAAAACAACCTTTCTAGCTTCCTCGAAGGCGACAATGAGACACACagcgccgaggagagagagggagaagctgAGGCGGTGCGCCTCGTGAAGAGCTGAGCGCAGACTTCCAggcagcgcatgcaaagGATTAAAAGCCGCTGGACGCTGAGGGATCGGGCTGCGAGGTGATGTCAAACAAACGTATTGGGGAAGAAGTGACAGAGCGGCAGCGAGTCACGATGCGAGGCACCcgttcgctgctgccgcgtcgtcattgtcgcgcgtggcgccttCTAGCTCGAGTTCCCCAGTTCCACCGAAGCTGAAGCTCCGCCGTTCATACCCTCTTCTGGTTAACAATGTAGACTACACCATATGTGCGGATGTGTCAATTCTTTCGTTGCTCCGCGCCAGACTGCGTGGACGTTTCTCTCTACCGGCTGTCCGACTTCTTCTATCTTTTTCGTTGCCTTTGCAGTCAGCGGAGGGCGCCTTGTCTCGGTCtttgtcgctctcctcgtcttcactGCCGTCCTTCCCGCGGCCGGCTGGCGCCCCGAGCGActcttcttcgtcgagcTCTTCGGTGTctccagcggctgcgcctgcggccgcggcgctctcggcggaggacgctgcGACACGAGCGTCGCGGCTTCCCTCTTCGTTACTCTCGCACGGCTCCGCCTCGGTGGAGCGGTCAGACGCCCCGCTGCAGCGAACCGactcagagagagagagaggaaaggagaAAGCGACGAGTCTGCAGGCTACGACGGGGTTGCCGCCACTCGCCCCGCTGCCCTTCACGCCCGCCGAAGGCGATCAGCTCTTCCGCGACCTTTGGACGGACAACGCCGACGCACTCTCCCTTCTGTACTCCGGTGCGTCTTCGCGGGACGAGGGCATGCTCAAGATCTGCCGCGCATACCTCTGCaagcctctctgcgcctccgcatgTATCTCGCCCTGCGTGGAGTTCGCATCCGCAGTCTTCTACGAACTATACTGCCTTTGTTTATTAGCTTTGAGTCAACACATAAGGTCTTCGAATTTGACGATGTGCTCCGGGGAAGTAGCGGTACAGGCGCACGCGTCTGAAGACAAAGCGCatcgcgcctcgctcgacgGGACGCAGTCCCTCAAGTCATGCGCCTGCTCCCCGCTGCGACGGTCTGCTCGAGCGCGGATCTCTTTCCTTTGTAAACAAGCTGAATACGAATTTAGTGACGTTCACTTTGGCACTTTGGGAGTTGCTGTCTTGACGGTAATGAGAGGGGACACGACGGTTTGAGTGGAGATTCTGGCAAGCGACAATCGGCCGCGTTTTCGGCGCCTCTCACTCGCTTTCGGCTGAATTCATCCTAAGCTGCAAAGACGGGCTAGACCCTGCCGCTAGCGGCCTCTGGGGACACAGCGTCTCAGCGCCGGGAGCGTGTGAAAAGGGCGGGGAAACGTCCGAGTTGGAGGACGCAGACTTTTTGGCTCTTTTTTTGACCCGGTATTTTAGATGCTGTTTTATTCATTGATTCCTGCTCTGCTTCACAGGGACACCCGCGTTGAAGACGGATTTCACGCGAACGGGCGTTCGCAGCGCCTGGGGAGCGCTGAACGACGCCCGCAACTCTCTCGTTCGGTGAGGATATTTCCATCTCCTGTTTAATTGCgtcgcgcgacgcctcgttcctctgcagacagaggagcTCTCTCttggagacgccgccgcgagggtcTGCTTCGACACCTCGAAGTCTGCCTGAGTTTGTCGGTGGTCTGTTTGTGTGGCTCAGGTATTTTCTGAATAATTTTTTCGACGGATACAAGCAGGACTGCTTCACCTTCTTCTTTCAAGCGGCCTGCTAcccctgcgcgccttcgtccctgctgcccgcgaagaaaacgttgtctccgccgcggccgctggacGGCGGACTCCGCCGAGTGTTCCTGGAAGCAGTTCtcctcgttttctcgctgttttgcgtctcgcccttcttcgtctccagCCTGTTCTCGGGTGTCTATACATCCGGCTACAGTGTGACCGgggctctcctcgcgctcgcgacgctccccttccgcctcgtctcatGGCCGCTTTCGTTCCTTCcgtcgctgcagcttctcAGGTCGCTACCCATGGTGCCCGCGCCCTTCTCTGCACCCGACGAGCCGTTCGGGTCGtccttcctcttcggcgcctccgtgGCCTCGgtcgagggcctcgccgGCTGGGCGGAGCCGCTGAAaagcgtcggcggcgtcctctggATATTCacgttctctctcttctccttcgtcgcgtACATCTTCTTgcgggcagccgccgtcgtctcgctcCCGCAGCTGCTCCCCGATGTCTCTTAACTCCACACAGAAGCCTTCATAAATATGTTCACATATCTATCAATAAGTAGCTCATGCATATATTCATTTATATATGCTCATAGATACaagtatgtatatatatatatatatatatatatatatatatatatatatatatggatgtatGGATGCACGTATGCATGTGTCGACCACGAGGGAGCCTCTGAGACGAACCATTCAATGGACTAATAGAATGCGCGTCCGTCTGATTTCAAAGTTGTGATTCTGAGATACGAAACatgaggcggccgcagagtgCGATGTGGGGGCCCTGGCCATATTGCTCGTTTTCTGATCGAGTTGCTTTACTGAATTGAGATTCTCGCTGAAAGAATTCCGTCGTCGCGACGGCGTATGAGGACGCCACCGCGTCGTTTTGCAAGGGACGCGCAATACTTTGCCCGATTCAGAGTGCCTAACGCCCGCTCCAGAAAGGGCACATGCCTCGCATGCCGCCTCATTTTCTTTTGCACGCGGCCtacgacgcagcagcgctcCATGACGCGCTTTTCAGCCTCATCCAGACGCCTAGAGCACGAAACCAAAATGCTTGTTCCCAGTCGCCTCCAACCACTTTGACTGCATCACAGGCGGAGCTTTAGCACACTGGCCGCTGCGAGCGGAGTCTAACTAGTCTCACAAATACAtgaacatatatatgtgtaccTAtagtgtatatgtatatatatgtgcttgtagatatatatatatacatggtatatttgtatatgcATTTATGTGTACCTGTAacgatatatatacatatatatgtttgtataCATACGATTGCATGTGACCATGCAGACTGGCTAGCACGCCTAGATTCTCTTTCGATTAAATGTGCATCTTCTGTTCTTCGCACGCGTgacagcgacgcgacgcTTCGGGCCTCGAACCGCCTGCCGCGGTCGTCTGCCGTCTTCGAAAGATTATTTCCGCGCTGAGGCGTCTCGTGTGCGTTGCCGGGCTTGCGCTGAGCCTAAACGGTGGAGCCCACAAACTTTTGCCGCTTCAAACGGGTGTCTCACAGAGAGTATGCTACCGCAGGATAGCTGGAGCGCCACAGAACACAGCTGCTGCGACGCACGACCGAGAGGCCAGCACGACAGAGTCGAGGGCCACTCGGCTCGCGACAGGCCGCTTCCATTGACTTTCATTCTCACAGCAGATCACGGAAACGGCCGTGAGACGAAACCACGACGGCCTCGGAGACTGAAATCGACTCCCGAAGAtcgcagctcgcggcctTGCCTCGAGACAACTgcaaggagaaggcggacTCCTAAACGAGCCAAATCCGCTCGCCTGGAAGCGACTCACGTAACTTTACGCTAAAAAGACGAAAATTCGAGGCCCAGCGATCCTTTCGGAGCTAGATCAGGCACAAAAAACGCCGACCCTCCCAGTTTGAACGTCGCGTGCTTCCCACTCATACGTACTCTCCACGGTACAGACCGCGAGCACCGACGCCTGAGTTCGCGAAAAATCGCATAAAATGTATCTCGCGCTCCACGTCGCGAGTCgctgcctctttctcctAGACGACAAAGCTTTAAAAAAACTTACCGCGCGAAGGCTGCGCGCTGAGcctcggcctgcgccgcgcgctcctgcgcgcgctgtTCGAGTTGTTTCTTTTGTCGGAGGAGGAATTCGAGATGCTGCGAGGGAGGCAGCTTTCGAAGCCGCTCTATCTTGAGCTGTCTGTACGCCGCAACTTTCTTCTCCATCGCAGCCAGCaacttcgcctccgcctcgcgctgcgctccCCACCGCTTCTCGGCTTGACGCTTCCGCTCCTGAGGCACAAGAACGACAACCGAAAGCGCCACGCAGACACTCTAGAGACGACAAGACAACAGCAGGATGAAGCAGTCGCCAtccgcgaggaagacgcaccAGCGCTGCTACGAAGAAAGCATACAAGAAGTTGGGGGCGTTCAGAGGACCGGAAGCCACTTTAACATGCATGCAGCGGAGTGTTTTTCTACGTgggggagacgcgagcggcgaatAAAGGGCACAGAAGGAGAATGCTGTGAAAGAGGAGCGGCGCTGCGTATGTTTCGTGGGTTTATCCACGAGCCAGTCTCATGcccttccccctcctccgcccccccctcccgcgtCTGTACATACAGCTGCAAGTATGACTTCGCACTCGAACAGGGTTGATAAGGATGCGCGATGCGCACAGAAAGGCACGCGAAAAGCTCCAACCTTCCCTGCCAAATTCGGAATAAATACTTGAACACTCTATGAGAGTCTGTCTGTAACAAAAAGCTTTGGTTCGTTTTTGGCAGGTGCGGAGAACCCTGCTTGAGAAAGGCCCCCAGAcgtcagccgcgcgctgACCATGAGGGCTGCGATTTCGGAGGTGAGGAGATTCTGCTCTTcgtggaggacgcggacggcggGTTCGCATCCGGGCTTTTTGAAGACCTCATTGACGCAAAGACCTTCGTCTGGGTCACTTTCGGTGTCGCACGCTGCCtggtggcgggcgccggcgcggaggttCGTTCCCGAGTCTCGCCACGTGTATCCGTTTGCAAGGCtccagcgagcgaggcggcccTGTAGCACGTCGAAGCAACCCTCAAGGTGCCCCATCGCCGCAGCC
This portion of the Besnoitia besnoiti strain Bb-Ger1 chromosome VII, whole genome shotgun sequence genome encodes:
- a CDS encoding putative SAC1 phosphoinositide phosphatase (encoded by transcript BESB_078510); translated protein: MEASALLSPPFTCDIHRDALVLRSLSLAPSQQLTFSYASTSPSASPTVCFSVAAGPASATASFSPSSSPSSSSRSALAAASRAPRASVPCYGVFGVTQIFGCAYVICIESCRLLGFLGQAPLLQISSFHLVQVPPAGAASSALSRRTLRRRRFLQTSRNFLVGATVTVTSQASSAAARIVASEAQREADATTDGSLLLSSTPSLPGAEGRDIQTCADAVRTDVLGKRLEPPEAPIRPAHTSACAGDAAGAAVASDDPRAPPPPGVRTPLQAVAEQWLTLLCDGLCEGAFYFSPALDLTKNLQTQLGGGAFAAAHALRRGDSEKKQEGHSTSAPIPSPTRSAAKDDGREGDGSAWTARFSVNRHFLEPITTQTPEAFRFCAQVIQGYVGMGLLSYSVESCSQLCIISRRDSSRAGVRFHSRGINAAGNASNLVETEQLLLVYTFREAAPPPLLLGAGAALSSTAPFFPQPHNSRQSAAALRGRGYARLDVFAFLQIRGSIPLVWKQTPTLKWAPAPSVIGSPEENSAAASRHFSGILKNYGPITVVSLVNKKGREKALGDLFEQTVIEQKSKDLSFVWFDFHQECSRMQWNNLSRLLAQVHKQLNHQHYFHAVCTLPAEGDAESWPVGAPGAAPTEEPFFTWHNPLKFLPGWRKTEVLRLQRGLFRVNCIDCLDRTNVVQSVFGKRVLAQLLTAVAQRDAVPLASQSAEGALSRSLSLSSSSLPSFPRPAGAPSDSSSSSSSVSPAAAPAAAALSAEDAATRASRLPSSLLSHGSASVERSDAPLQRTDSERERGKEKATSLQATTGLPPLAPLPFTPAEGDQLFRDLWTDNADALSLLYSGTPALKTDFTRTGVRSAWGALNDARNSLVRYFLNNFFDGYKQDCFTFFFQAACYPCAPSSLLPAKKTLSPPRPLDGGLRRVFLEAVLLVFSLFCVSPFFVSSLFSGVYTSGYSVTGALLALATLPFRLVSWPLSFLPSLQLLRSLPMVPAPFSAPDEPFGSSFLFGASVASVEGLAGWAEPLKSVGGVLWIFTFSLFSFVAYIFLRAAAVVSLPQLLPDVS